One Cellulomonas taurus genomic region harbors:
- a CDS encoding TetR/AcrR family transcriptional regulator, protein MTLSQAESTSRARRDPEGTRRAILEAAVEEFSDHGLLGGRIDAIAERTSTTKRMIYYYFRSKEDLYTAALVESYRRIRDAESSLHLDELDPEQALRVLVRSNVLHHEQQPAFVRLVVFENLLPEGSVHLMSEEARETNRRAVELVDDILRRGRAAGVFRTGPDAPTALDVQQVISGLAFQRVSNRSTFNQLFGRDMLSEVESPRIRRMIEDVVLRFVLAD, encoded by the coding sequence ATGACCTTGAGCCAGGCCGAGAGCACCTCGCGGGCCCGCCGCGACCCGGAGGGCACCCGTCGGGCGATCCTGGAGGCGGCGGTCGAGGAGTTCTCCGACCACGGCCTGCTCGGCGGCCGGATCGATGCCATCGCCGAGCGGACCTCCACCACCAAGCGGATGATCTACTACTACTTCCGCTCCAAGGAGGACCTCTACACCGCTGCCCTGGTCGAGTCCTACCGGCGCATCCGCGACGCGGAGTCGTCGCTGCACCTGGACGAGCTGGATCCCGAGCAGGCGTTGCGGGTGCTGGTCCGCTCGAACGTCCTGCACCACGAGCAGCAGCCGGCGTTCGTGCGTCTGGTGGTGTTCGAGAACCTGTTGCCGGAGGGCTCGGTGCACCTGATGTCCGAGGAGGCGCGGGAGACCAACCGCCGGGCCGTCGAACTCGTGGACGACATCCTGCGTCGAGGTCGAGCCGCCGGGGTCTTCCGCACCGGGCCGGACGCACCGACGGCCCTGGACGTGCAGCAGGTGATCTCCGGACTGGCGTTCCAGCGGGTGTCCAACCGGTCGACCTTCAACCAGTTGTTCGGCCGGGACATGCTCAGCGAGGTGGAGTCACCCCGGATCCGACGGATGATCGAGGACGTGGTGCTGCGCTTCGTGCTCGCCGACTAG
- a CDS encoding PspC domain-containing protein — protein MTNDSTGYGPGTPPPAGSGPATGQPGAPSGDGFFGAIRKVGITRGQDRWIGGVASGLGERFGMDPLLVRGLLGLSVLLGFGLVLYGVAWALLPEPDGRIHLEQAIRGDWDGGLIGAGVLVLIGLTNGGWWFGWGPFDNGWFPAVAWTAALIALIIIAANTRRRPPMEGQAPMTDPAAPAPATAPPPPRPSTGAPVSSGPTTPGPAPTYGSAPSYGSAQSYGSAPYGVNPHGTAAYPAAPDGATTPGATPPGPAPAGAAPSWQQPQPSGPSAQQPPRPPKPPKPAKAPKRRVPGPGSAVTGAVVGLILIGLAALLVADRTGHYDGPVASMVVGAGIVLVGLAIILCGILGRRSGGLTALAIIGFVIIGPALAADHDGEWRLDRDGASVVIGDRSYDVTSRTAAERGFTLGFGNTEIDLTDVPLDDDETLVVPVRAGMGDVTVIVPHDIPMSAVVRSGGGTVYWNVDDDQQVRSGFGNQTTFSSDQLTGDTTNQLELRVDLGLGNVTIEED, from the coding sequence ATGACGAACGACAGCACCGGCTACGGCCCGGGCACCCCGCCCCCGGCCGGTTCCGGACCAGCGACCGGACAGCCCGGCGCACCGAGCGGGGACGGCTTCTTCGGCGCGATCCGCAAGGTCGGCATCACCCGCGGTCAGGACCGCTGGATCGGTGGTGTGGCCTCCGGTCTGGGCGAACGCTTCGGCATGGACCCGCTGCTGGTCCGCGGCCTGCTCGGTCTGAGCGTGCTGCTGGGCTTCGGGCTGGTCCTCTACGGCGTGGCCTGGGCGCTGCTGCCCGAGCCGGACGGCCGGATCCACCTGGAGCAGGCGATCCGCGGCGACTGGGACGGCGGCCTGATCGGCGCCGGTGTCCTGGTGCTGATCGGTCTGACCAACGGCGGTTGGTGGTTCGGCTGGGGTCCGTTCGACAACGGCTGGTTCCCGGCCGTGGCGTGGACCGCCGCCCTGATCGCGCTGATCATCATCGCCGCGAACACCCGCCGGCGACCTCCGATGGAAGGTCAGGCTCCGATGACGGACCCCGCAGCCCCCGCACCGGCGACCGCTCCGCCCCCGCCGCGGCCATCGACCGGCGCACCTGTCAGCTCCGGCCCGACGACGCCCGGCCCGGCCCCGACCTACGGGTCGGCACCGTCCTACGGGTCGGCACAGTCCTACGGGTCGGCACCGTACGGCGTGAACCCGCACGGCACGGCCGCCTACCCCGCTGCCCCCGACGGCGCGACCACACCTGGCGCGACGCCCCCCGGCCCGGCACCCGCCGGCGCCGCCCCGTCCTGGCAGCAGCCCCAGCCGAGCGGCCCGTCGGCGCAGCAGCCACCGCGCCCGCCGAAGCCGCCGAAGCCCGCCAAGGCACCGAAGCGACGCGTCCCCGGACCCGGCTCGGCCGTGACCGGCGCGGTGGTCGGACTGATCCTGATCGGCCTGGCGGCCCTGCTGGTCGCCGACCGCACCGGCCACTACGACGGACCGGTCGCGAGCATGGTCGTGGGCGCCGGGATCGTGCTGGTCGGCCTCGCGATCATCCTGTGCGGAATCCTGGGTCGTCGCTCCGGTGGCCTGACCGCCCTGGCCATCATCGGCTTCGTGATCATCGGTCCGGCCCTCGCCGCCGACCACGACGGGGAATGGCGCCTCGACCGCGACGGGGCCTCGGTGGTGATCGGCGACCGGAGCTACGACGTCACCAGCCGTACCGCGGCCGAGCGTGGCTTCACCCTCGGCTTCGGCAACACGGAGATCGACCTCACCGACGTCCCCCTGGACGACGACGAGACCCTGGTGGTCCCGGTGCGTGCCGGGATGGGCGACGTGACGGTGATCGTCCCCCACGACATCCCGATGAGCGCCGTGGTCCGCTCCGGCGGCGGCACCGTCTACTGGAACGTGGACGACGACCAGCAGGTGCGCAGCGGCTTCGGCAACCAGACCACCTTCAGCAGTGACCAGCTGACCGGTGACACCACCAACCAGCTCGAACTCCGGGTCGACCTCGGCCTGGGCAACGTGACCATCGAGGAGGACTGA
- a CDS encoding LuxR C-terminal-related transcriptional regulator yields MSEPIDVVLVDDHLMFRAGVRASLDERVRVVGEAETVEQAIAAVRELHPPVVLLDVHLPGGDGGGGAEVIRGCQDLLAETRFLALSVSDAAEDVVAVIRAGARGYVTKAISGPDLSAAVQQVAGGDAVFSPRLAGFVLDAFGTAAGDVATGDDELDRLSAREREVMRLIARGYSYREVATELFISIKTVETHVSAVLRKLQLSSRHELTRWAAARRLL; encoded by the coding sequence ATGAGCGAACCGATCGACGTGGTGCTGGTCGACGACCACCTGATGTTCCGCGCCGGGGTGCGCGCCTCCCTGGACGAGCGGGTGCGGGTGGTCGGCGAGGCCGAGACCGTCGAGCAGGCGATCGCCGCGGTCCGGGAGCTGCATCCGCCGGTGGTGCTGCTGGACGTGCACCTGCCGGGTGGCGACGGCGGCGGTGGTGCGGAGGTGATCCGTGGCTGCCAGGACCTGCTGGCCGAGACCCGGTTCCTGGCGCTGTCGGTCTCCGACGCGGCGGAGGACGTGGTCGCGGTGATCCGGGCCGGGGCGCGCGGCTATGTCACCAAGGCGATCTCCGGCCCCGACCTGTCGGCCGCCGTGCAGCAGGTGGCCGGGGGCGACGCGGTGTTCAGCCCGCGCCTGGCCGGGTTCGTGCTGGACGCCTTCGGCACCGCGGCCGGGGACGTGGCCACCGGGGACGACGAACTGGATCGGCTGTCCGCCCGCGAGCGCGAGGTGATGCGGCTGATCGCACGCGGCTACTCCTACCGCGAGGTCGCCACCGAGCTGTTCATCTCGATCAAGACGGTGGAGACCCACGTGTCGGCGGTGCTGCGCAAGCTGCAGCTGTCGTCCCGGCACGAGCTGACCCGCTGGGCGGCGGCGCGCCGGTTGCTCTGA
- a CDS encoding aromatic ring-opening dioxygenase LigA, with amino-acid sequence MTTVATTTPSKAARVIAIISAVAGLVLLIAGGVTWGAVSSHLADENITVSGDAANFAGDPVTTPWAAFAQADIIAHHALEATDGKTYAELDQDDPLREVAMNASFLRASLFTSVVAFGVAALVMGLGVLFLLVGWALWALGGKRRVSIPDSAARTTPVVPSSSTPPTAEPGAPGTTPAV; translated from the coding sequence ATGACCACCGTGGCAACGACGACGCCGTCCAAGGCGGCTCGTGTGATCGCGATCATCTCGGCCGTCGCAGGGCTGGTGCTGCTGATCGCCGGCGGTGTGACCTGGGGTGCCGTCTCCAGTCACCTCGCGGACGAGAACATCACCGTGTCCGGCGACGCGGCCAACTTCGCCGGTGACCCGGTGACCACGCCGTGGGCGGCCTTCGCGCAGGCGGACATCATCGCCCACCACGCGCTGGAGGCGACCGACGGCAAGACCTACGCCGAGCTGGACCAGGACGACCCGCTGCGCGAGGTGGCGATGAACGCGTCCTTCCTGCGGGCATCGCTGTTCACCTCTGTGGTGGCCTTCGGCGTCGCGGCGCTGGTGATGGGCCTGGGTGTGCTGTTCCTGCTGGTCGGCTGGGCGCTGTGGGCGCTCGGCGGCAAGCGCCGGGTCAGCATCCCGGACTCCGCTGCCCGCACCACGCCGGTGGTCCCGAGCAGCAGCACCCCGCCGACCGCCGAGCCGGGCGCTCCGGGAACGACTCCCGCGGTCTGA
- the pcrA gene encoding DNA helicase PcrA has translation MTSLFENLPLPGLDLARLPAAPPRTAGADEPRRPSHHRGDPGALLEGLNPEQRAAVLHTGGPLLIVAGAGSGKTRVLTHRIAYQLATGRARAGEILAITFTNKAAAEMRERVAALVGPSARAMWVSTFHSACVRILRAEAKTLGLRTSFSIYDSADSQRLITLVARELELDPKRYPPKALGSKISSLKDELVAPEDFAATDGGDGGSDFDRTLAQVYTRYQQRLRQANALDFDDLIMTTVNLLQAFPAVAEHYRRRFRHVLVDEYQDTNHAQYVLVRELAGAGIDSGAEVPQAELTVVGDSDQSIYAFRGANIRNIMEFEADYPDATTILLEQNYRSTQTILSAANAVISRNPGRKAKRLWTDSGQGAQIVGYVADDEHAEARFVAEEIDKLGDSDGVRPGDVAIFYRANAQSRALEEVLVRVGLPYKVVGGTRFYERKEIKDAVAYLRAIANPDDDVNLRRILNVPKRGLGERSEAMVAAFAERERISFGAALDRLDEVPGLGTRAISGLRVFAGMMADLRALAESGDAGPAEVLGAVLDRSGYLAELRASEDPQDQTRVENLAELHAVATEFEESEPEGDLADFLERVSLVADSDQIPSDDGGDEGEQKTDQGVITLMTLHTAKGLEFPVVFLTGMEDGTFPHMRSLADTDQLAEERRLAYVGLTRARERLYISRAATRTAWGVPNEFPASRFLDDVPEDLIDWRRRESSTDRLRGSGGFLGGRGGFGSYGNSGERAGERARDRRRVDLSQRPAGGATFGSATPRADAQIPDLAVGDKVTHDSYGMGTVVAMEGAGQNAVAKVDFKSEGTKRLLLRFSPVTKL, from the coding sequence ATGACGTCGCTCTTCGAGAACCTCCCGCTGCCAGGACTGGACCTCGCCCGCCTGCCTGCCGCCCCGCCGCGGACCGCAGGCGCCGACGAGCCGCGCCGACCGAGCCACCACCGCGGTGACCCGGGCGCGCTGCTGGAGGGCCTCAACCCCGAGCAACGGGCCGCCGTGCTGCACACCGGGGGTCCGCTGCTGATCGTCGCGGGCGCCGGGTCCGGCAAGACCCGGGTGCTGACCCACCGGATCGCGTACCAGCTGGCGACCGGTCGGGCGCGGGCCGGGGAGATCCTGGCGATCACCTTCACCAACAAGGCGGCGGCGGAGATGCGCGAGCGGGTCGCCGCGCTGGTCGGCCCGTCCGCCCGGGCGATGTGGGTGTCGACCTTCCACTCGGCCTGCGTGCGGATCCTGCGCGCCGAGGCCAAGACGCTCGGCCTGCGGACCAGCTTCTCGATCTACGACTCCGCGGACTCCCAGCGCCTGATCACCCTGGTGGCGCGCGAGCTGGAGCTCGACCCGAAGCGCTACCCGCCCAAGGCGCTCGGCTCGAAGATCTCCTCGCTCAAGGACGAGCTGGTCGCGCCGGAGGACTTCGCGGCGACCGACGGCGGCGACGGCGGCAGCGACTTCGACCGGACCCTGGCGCAGGTGTACACCCGGTACCAGCAGCGGTTGCGGCAGGCGAACGCGCTGGACTTCGACGACCTGATCATGACCACGGTCAACCTGCTGCAGGCGTTCCCGGCGGTCGCCGAGCACTACCGCCGCCGGTTCCGGCACGTCCTGGTCGACGAGTACCAGGACACCAACCACGCGCAGTACGTGCTGGTGCGGGAGCTGGCCGGGGCCGGGATCGACAGCGGCGCCGAGGTGCCGCAGGCCGAGCTGACGGTGGTCGGCGACTCGGACCAGTCGATCTACGCCTTCCGGGGCGCGAACATCCGCAACATCATGGAGTTCGAGGCCGACTACCCGGACGCCACCACGATCCTGCTGGAGCAGAACTACCGCTCCACGCAGACGATCCTGTCCGCGGCGAACGCGGTGATCAGCCGCAACCCGGGCCGCAAGGCCAAGCGGCTGTGGACCGACTCCGGCCAGGGCGCGCAGATCGTCGGCTACGTGGCGGACGACGAGCACGCGGAGGCCCGGTTCGTCGCGGAGGAGATCGACAAGCTCGGCGACTCCGACGGCGTGCGCCCCGGCGACGTGGCGATCTTCTACCGCGCCAACGCCCAGTCCCGTGCGCTGGAGGAGGTCCTGGTCCGGGTCGGCCTGCCCTACAAGGTGGTCGGCGGCACCCGGTTCTACGAGCGCAAGGAGATCAAGGACGCCGTCGCGTACCTGCGGGCGATCGCCAACCCCGACGACGACGTCAACCTGCGCCGGATCCTCAACGTGCCCAAGCGCGGGCTCGGCGAGCGCTCCGAGGCGATGGTGGCCGCCTTCGCCGAGCGGGAGCGGATCTCGTTCGGGGCCGCGCTGGACCGGTTGGACGAGGTGCCCGGACTGGGCACCCGCGCCATCTCCGGGCTGCGGGTGTTCGCCGGGATGATGGCCGACCTGCGCGCACTGGCCGAGTCCGGCGACGCCGGGCCCGCCGAGGTGCTGGGCGCGGTGCTGGACCGCAGCGGCTACCTGGCGGAACTGCGTGCCAGCGAGGACCCGCAGGACCAGACCCGGGTGGAGAACCTGGCCGAGCTGCACGCGGTGGCGACCGAATTCGAGGAGTCCGAGCCGGAGGGCGACCTGGCCGACTTCCTGGAGCGGGTGTCCCTGGTGGCCGACTCGGACCAGATCCCGAGCGACGACGGTGGTGACGAGGGCGAGCAGAAGACCGACCAGGGCGTGATCACCCTGATGACCCTGCACACCGCCAAGGGCCTGGAGTTCCCGGTGGTGTTCCTGACCGGGATGGAGGACGGCACCTTCCCGCACATGCGGTCGCTGGCCGACACCGACCAGCTGGCCGAGGAACGACGGCTCGCCTACGTCGGGCTCACCCGGGCGCGGGAGCGGCTCTACATCTCCCGCGCGGCGACCCGCACCGCCTGGGGGGTGCCGAACGAGTTCCCCGCCAGCCGGTTCCTGGACGACGTGCCCGAGGACCTGATCGACTGGCGGCGGCGCGAGTCGAGCACCGATCGGCTGCGCGGCTCCGGTGGCTTCCTGGGCGGCCGTGGCGGCTTCGGCTCCTACGGCAACTCCGGTGAGCGCGCGGGGGAGCGGGCCCGCGACCGGCGCCGGGTGGACCTCAGCCAGCGACCGGCCGGCGGGGCGACCTTCGGGTCGGCGACCCCGCGCGCCGACGCGCAGATCCCGGATCTGGCGGTGGGCGACAAGGTCACCCACGACAGCTACGGCATGGGCACCGTGGTCGCGATGGAGGGGGCGGGGCAGAACGCCGTCGCGAAGGTCGACTTCAAGTCCGAGGGCACCAAGCGGTTGCTGCTGAGGTTCTCCCCGGTCACCAAGCTCTGA
- a CDS encoding shikimate kinase, which yields MPTPSDARRARRGTPPPAPERGPLVVLCGPMGSGKTAIGRALSRRWDVPMRDTDVDVEDQAGSTIADIFLEQGEQAFRDLEHQVVAAALVDHRGVLALGGGAPLRPDTQEHLAQYAAQGGTVVFLDVSVEFAAPRVGLDDSRPLLMGNPRQRWLDIMRERREVYEAVSTMRVLTDGVTPAEGAREVERRMRLARQTPPHHGGPHSR from the coding sequence ATGCCCACCCCGTCCGACGCGCGGCGCGCTCGCCGCGGCACACCGCCACCGGCACCGGAACGAGGGCCGCTGGTGGTCCTGTGCGGGCCGATGGGTTCGGGCAAGACCGCCATCGGTCGGGCCTTGTCCCGCCGGTGGGACGTCCCGATGCGGGACACCGACGTCGACGTGGAGGATCAGGCGGGGAGCACGATCGCCGACATCTTCCTGGAGCAGGGGGAGCAGGCGTTCCGCGATCTGGAGCACCAGGTCGTCGCCGCCGCGCTGGTGGACCACCGGGGGGTGCTGGCGCTGGGCGGAGGCGCCCCGCTGCGACCGGACACCCAGGAGCACCTGGCGCAGTACGCGGCGCAGGGCGGGACCGTGGTGTTCCTCGATGTCAGTGTCGAGTTCGCCGCGCCCCGGGTCGGACTCGACGACTCCCGTCCGCTGCTGATGGGCAACCCGCGACAGCGGTGGCTGGACATCATGCGCGAGCGGCGCGAGGTCTACGAGGCGGTGTCGACCATGCGGGTGCTGACCGACGGGGTGACCCCGGCCGAGGGCGCTCGCGAGGTCGAGCGCCGGATGCGGCTCGCCCGCCAGACCCCGCCGCACCACGGGGGACCGCACAGCCGCTGA
- a CDS encoding ATP-binding protein: MQTPVRPPLRRPERGRVLGGVAAGLALHLGVSVRMVRALFVVLTPVGLFGPLVYVFWWVTVPVGDPVDLAGSRPAAQSRLAPVLSPARVQQLRRLPWGQIAVGAGLVVAAAALLLNRSGSSIGSSWLVPVLLLIAGVALAWSQLDAVQKERKVDRRRPVSLLRLVGGLVIAAVGVLLLVGKETDPAVLVQSMVAALAVLAGVALVLAPWWLRLVRELGDERTARARESERADIAAHLHDSVLQTLALIRARADDATEVARLARAQERELRAWLYDDRPEPGTSVVAVLRATVAEIEDTRVGSEGEAVTIDVVVVGDCEPDPNTDALLQATREALLNAVRHGRPPVSCYLEVGPTEVEAFVRDRGTGFDLDAVPSDRFGVRESILGRVRRRGGRASVVCKDGGGTEVRLQVPRAGTPEAAGHAGAESDVSDVSADGAGGAAEERTMQA, translated from the coding sequence ATGCAGACCCCCGTCCGGCCCCCGTTGCGCCGACCCGAACGCGGTCGCGTCCTCGGCGGCGTGGCGGCGGGGCTCGCGCTGCACCTCGGCGTGTCCGTGCGGATGGTCCGGGCGCTGTTCGTGGTGCTCACCCCGGTGGGCCTGTTCGGGCCGCTGGTCTACGTGTTCTGGTGGGTCACGGTGCCGGTCGGCGATCCGGTCGACCTGGCCGGGTCCCGTCCCGCGGCGCAGAGCCGCCTGGCCCCGGTGCTGAGTCCGGCGCGGGTGCAGCAGCTGCGCCGGTTGCCGTGGGGCCAGATCGCCGTCGGTGCCGGTCTGGTGGTGGCGGCCGCGGCGCTGCTGCTCAACCGGTCCGGCAGTTCGATCGGGTCGAGCTGGCTGGTGCCGGTGCTGTTGCTGATCGCCGGTGTCGCCCTGGCCTGGAGCCAGTTGGACGCGGTGCAGAAGGAGCGCAAGGTCGACCGGCGTCGACCGGTCAGTCTGCTGCGGCTGGTCGGCGGTCTGGTGATCGCCGCGGTGGGCGTGCTGCTGCTGGTCGGCAAGGAGACCGACCCCGCCGTCCTGGTGCAGTCGATGGTCGCGGCGCTCGCGGTGCTGGCCGGGGTGGCCCTGGTGCTCGCCCCCTGGTGGCTGCGGCTGGTCCGCGAACTCGGCGACGAGCGCACCGCGCGCGCCCGGGAGTCCGAGCGGGCCGACATCGCGGCCCACCTGCACGACTCGGTGCTCCAGACCCTCGCCCTGATCCGGGCCCGTGCCGACGACGCCACCGAGGTCGCCCGGTTGGCGCGCGCCCAGGAGCGCGAGCTGCGGGCATGGCTGTACGACGACCGCCCGGAGCCGGGCACCTCGGTGGTGGCGGTGCTGCGCGCCACCGTCGCCGAGATCGAGGACACCCGGGTCGGCTCCGAGGGCGAGGCGGTCACCATCGACGTGGTGGTGGTCGGCGACTGCGAGCCGGATCCGAACACCGACGCGCTGCTGCAAGCCACCCGGGAGGCGCTGCTGAACGCGGTGCGGCACGGCCGTCCGCCGGTGTCCTGTTACCTGGAGGTCGGGCCCACCGAGGTGGAGGCATTCGTCCGGGACCGCGGCACCGGCTTCGATCTGGACGCGGTGCCGTCGGACCGGTTCGGGGTGCGGGAGTCGATCCTGGGCCGGGTGCGCCGTCGCGGCGGCCGGGCGTCGGTGGTGTGCAAGGACGGCGGCGGCACCGAGGTGCGGTTGCAGGTGCCCCGGGCCGGCACGCCGGAGGCCGCGGGACACGCCGGTGCTGAGAGTGACGTCAGTGACGTCAGTGCCGACGGTGCCGGAGGGGCCGCGGAAGAGAGGACGATGCAGGCATGA
- a CDS encoding AIM24 family protein has translation MRSPLFDQVHAEIQTSERFALQSSKMLKVTLGPDVLSAKGAMVAYQGQVQFHHEGSGSVARFVKNAISSDNQPLMRVSGQGEVFFARSAENVFLLQLEGDAISVNGSSLLAFDSALQWDLHRTKGAGMMTAGLFNTLIQGQGMVALTSHGAPMILDCSQQPTFVDPNAAVCWSANLTPGIVNSMNVRSLVRGGTGEAIQYSFHGPGFVVVQPSEGYPIPTA, from the coding sequence ATGCGTAGTCCTCTCTTCGACCAGGTCCACGCCGAGATCCAGACCAGTGAGCGCTTCGCGCTGCAGAGCTCCAAGATGCTCAAGGTCACCCTCGGCCCCGATGTGCTGTCCGCCAAGGGCGCGATGGTCGCGTACCAGGGGCAGGTGCAGTTCCATCACGAGGGTTCCGGCTCGGTGGCCCGCTTCGTCAAGAACGCGATCAGCTCGGACAACCAGCCGCTGATGCGGGTCTCCGGCCAGGGCGAGGTGTTCTTCGCCCGGTCGGCGGAGAACGTCTTCCTGCTGCAGCTGGAGGGCGACGCGATCAGCGTGAACGGCTCCTCGCTGCTGGCCTTCGACTCCGCGCTCCAGTGGGACCTGCACCGCACCAAGGGCGCCGGGATGATGACCGCCGGGCTGTTCAACACCCTGATCCAGGGCCAGGGCATGGTCGCGCTGACCTCGCACGGTGCCCCGATGATCCTCGACTGCTCGCAGCAGCCGACCTTCGTCGACCCGAATGCCGCGGTGTGCTGGTCGGCGAACCTGACTCCGGGCATCGTGAACAGCATGAACGTCCGCTCGCTGGTGCGCGGCGGCACCGGTGAGGCGATCCAGTACAGCTTCCACGGCCCGGGCTTCGTCGTCGTGCAGCCCTCCGAGGGTTACCCGATCCCGACCGCGTAA
- a CDS encoding DUF4190 domain-containing protein translates to MSTPVPPPEPQQPQEPNQPTGGFPTYPAPGDGATQPGQGPTASSAAPQYPSAPAYPSAPAHPAAPGYQPYAAPQPTGSKTLAIIALVLSVLGCTSLIGIVLGIVALVKKRGTNDTASKVMAWIAIAVGAIWLIVGTIIGISAFALYETCQDLGNGTHYVDGVTYTCNF, encoded by the coding sequence ATGAGCACGCCCGTGCCCCCGCCCGAGCCGCAGCAGCCGCAGGAGCCGAACCAGCCCACCGGCGGCTTCCCGACCTACCCCGCGCCCGGCGACGGGGCGACGCAGCCCGGTCAGGGACCGACCGCGTCGTCGGCCGCACCGCAGTACCCGTCGGCGCCCGCCTACCCGTCCGCGCCGGCTCACCCGGCGGCACCCGGCTACCAGCCCTACGCCGCGCCGCAGCCCACCGGCTCCAAGACCCTGGCGATCATCGCCCTGGTGCTGTCGGTGCTCGGCTGCACCAGCCTGATCGGCATCGTGCTGGGCATCGTCGCGCTGGTGAAGAAGCGCGGCACCAACGACACCGCCAGCAAGGTGATGGCCTGGATCGCGATCGCGGTCGGCGCGATCTGGCTGATCGTCGGCACCATCATCGGGATCAGCGCCTTCGCGCTGTACGAGACCTGCCAGGACCTCGGCAACGGCACGCACTACGTCGACGGCGTGACCTACACCTGCAACTTCTGA
- the shiA gene encoding shikimate transporter, which produces MPPVEVVDSLPADVTPHQARRAAVSSFVGAVIEWYDFLIFGLTAATVFNTQFYAFDSPTMNLLASFATLGIGFLFRPLGGLVFGRMGDRVGQKQVLIVTMTLMGVCTGLVGCLPTYQQAGWWSPILLTVLRSVQGFAVGGEWGGAALLAVRHAPANRRALYSCGVQLGYAVGLVAASGAINGMSALTGDHFESWGWRVPFWFSLVLIAVGLWIRSGVIERPKDPQPVDEKRGSVLAAIRQSPRAFLEIIGLRLVELLTMYIVTTFAVAYGVSHLGMARERMVDVALIVGALGLISIPTFAYLSDRHGWRKIYVIGALIGAAAAFPFFFAMQSGSFLLVVVVAVVLINIAHDMAVSVQQPLITQMFGAEHQNTGAGVGYQVASAIAGGFTPFLATAMLAWTDDQWWPVATYLLVGCLISAAVAAFAVRTRV; this is translated from the coding sequence ATGCCCCCTGTCGAGGTCGTGGACAGCCTGCCCGCCGACGTGACACCGCACCAGGCACGACGTGCGGCGGTCAGCTCCTTCGTCGGGGCCGTGATCGAGTGGTACGACTTCCTGATCTTCGGGCTGACGGCAGCGACGGTGTTCAACACCCAGTTCTACGCCTTCGACTCCCCGACGATGAACCTGCTGGCGTCCTTCGCGACGCTGGGCATCGGCTTCCTGTTCCGACCGCTGGGCGGCCTGGTGTTCGGCCGGATGGGGGACCGGGTCGGGCAGAAGCAGGTCCTGATCGTGACGATGACCCTGATGGGCGTCTGCACCGGTCTGGTCGGGTGCCTGCCCACGTACCAGCAGGCAGGCTGGTGGTCGCCGATCCTCCTGACGGTGCTCAGGTCGGTGCAGGGATTCGCGGTGGGCGGTGAGTGGGGCGGGGCCGCCCTGCTCGCCGTCCGCCACGCCCCGGCGAACCGCCGCGCGTTGTACTCCTGCGGTGTGCAGCTCGGCTACGCGGTGGGTCTGGTGGCCGCCTCGGGTGCGATCAACGGGATGAGCGCCCTCACCGGTGACCACTTCGAGAGCTGGGGCTGGCGGGTGCCGTTCTGGTTCTCCCTGGTGCTGATCGCCGTCGGGCTGTGGATCCGCTCGGGTGTGATCGAGCGGCCCAAGGACCCGCAGCCGGTCGACGAGAAGCGCGGATCGGTGCTCGCGGCGATCAGGCAGTCGCCCCGGGCCTTCCTCGAGATCATCGGTCTACGGTTGGTGGAGCTGTTGACCATGTACATCGTGACCACCTTCGCGGTCGCCTACGGGGTGTCGCACCTGGGGATGGCCCGGGAACGGATGGTCGACGTCGCCCTGATCGTCGGGGCGCTCGGGCTGATCTCGATCCCGACCTTCGCCTACCTGTCGGACCGGCACGGATGGCGGAAGATCTACGTGATCGGCGCGCTGATCGGTGCCGCCGCGGCGTTCCCGTTCTTCTTCGCGATGCAGTCGGGCAGCTTCCTGCTGGTGGTGGTGGTCGCCGTGGTGCTGATCAACATCGCGCACGACATGGCGGTGTCGGTGCAGCAGCCGCTGATCACGCAGATGTTCGGTGCCGAGCACCAGAACACCGGTGCCGGGGTCGGGTATCAGGTGGCCTCCGCCATCGCCGGAGGATTCACCCCGTTCCTCGCCACGGCGATGTTGGCGTGGACCGACGACCAGTGGTGGCCGGTGGCGACCTACCTGCTGGTGGGATGTCTGATCTCCGCGGCCGTCGCGGCGTTCGCGGTGCGGACCCGGGTCTAG